The Pirellulales bacterium genome contains a region encoding:
- a CDS encoding CehA/McbA family metallohydrolase, with product MRDLFVAGLFMMLLLVADATPAQSPHAEATGPVAVEAQPLAANVERLLQALDYLGAPLAPETVDKLREAAGQNDSVGMQASIDRHAAFVVSINPESRVQVARGPASVRLQQAGFTPAIVKVVNLGAVTKPLRIHSPAAGAVYGAEYRGSLERQQQLHLRSGRQKAEPGRFLQLEMFSSPPMTARLSGLEVEYCLALIYSSEAGRREATISFDVDQGTQDLGFRGEMPVLFQIAPAVPVKLRVRDHDGRPTTARFVFRNRAGHVCPPQPKRLYPDFFFQPQIYRADGETVLLPPGEIAMEAGRGPEYRIQKRSLTVPTACEATVEVELERWIDPGKFGFYAGDHHIHAAGCAHYASPAEGILPADALRQVKGEGLNVGCILTWGFCYEFQRQFYSPTADKVSEPLTVIKYDIEISGFGSAPLGHVCLLNLTDHVYPGSDGIKGWPSWATPALRWAKEQGGYTGYPHSGSGMQIEPGPASARMMAEFDADQDHALSLEEAGRALLPEPFDRIDINADRVLTESELASSHERISEQLPNLGIPESPLEIVAATANGVCDFISAMDTPRVREWNCWYHLMNCGFPIKVAGETDFPCMSGTRVGQGRTYVQLGKVDRIDFRQWVKGLAQGRSYVSDGYAHAVQFAVSGAVAGDEIKLDGPGKVEVTARVAFASETPLEVPYGLAMPAAGKTWLGDTVTIHAAKPAPAAATRERTVELIVNGRPVARATVPADDQIHELKFTAAIERSSWVALRQFPQLHTNPVTVLVGDKPVRASRSSARWCAALVEQLWRAREKNVAPAEREAAHESFQKAAGTYRRIAAESPEGA from the coding sequence ATGAGAGATCTTTTTGTGGCCGGCCTATTCATGATGCTGCTCTTGGTCGCAGACGCCACGCCCGCCCAGTCGCCGCACGCTGAGGCAACCGGGCCGGTGGCGGTCGAAGCACAGCCGCTGGCGGCGAACGTCGAGCGGCTGTTGCAGGCACTCGACTATCTGGGCGCACCGCTCGCGCCCGAAACGGTCGATAAGCTGCGCGAAGCCGCCGGGCAAAATGACTCCGTCGGCATGCAGGCCTCGATCGACCGCCACGCGGCGTTCGTGGTGTCGATCAACCCGGAGTCGCGCGTGCAAGTGGCGCGGGGGCCGGCGAGCGTGCGGCTGCAACAAGCCGGCTTCACTCCGGCGATCGTCAAAGTGGTCAACCTGGGTGCCGTTACGAAGCCCTTGCGAATCCACAGTCCCGCGGCGGGCGCCGTGTACGGCGCGGAATATCGCGGCAGCCTGGAACGGCAGCAGCAGCTTCACCTGCGATCGGGTCGGCAGAAGGCTGAGCCGGGCCGCTTCTTGCAGCTCGAAATGTTCTCGTCGCCGCCCATGACCGCCCGGCTGAGCGGACTGGAGGTCGAGTATTGCCTGGCCCTGATCTATAGTTCCGAGGCCGGTCGCCGCGAAGCGACGATCAGCTTCGACGTCGATCAAGGCACGCAAGACCTCGGTTTTCGCGGCGAAATGCCGGTGCTGTTCCAAATCGCGCCGGCGGTGCCCGTGAAGCTTCGCGTGCGCGATCACGACGGCCGCCCGACGACGGCGCGGTTCGTGTTTCGAAACCGCGCCGGCCACGTCTGTCCGCCGCAGCCCAAGCGGCTCTATCCCGATTTCTTTTTCCAACCGCAAATTTACCGGGCCGACGGCGAGACGGTGCTCCTGCCGCCCGGCGAGATCGCGATGGAAGCCGGCCGCGGCCCGGAATACCGCATACAAAAGCGATCGCTGACCGTGCCTACAGCGTGCGAGGCCACGGTCGAAGTCGAACTGGAGCGGTGGATCGATCCGGGCAAGTTCGGCTTTTATGCGGGCGACCATCACATCCATGCCGCGGGCTGCGCCCATTACGCCTCGCCCGCGGAAGGCATTCTGCCGGCCGACGCTCTGCGGCAGGTGAAAGGCGAGGGCCTGAACGTCGGCTGCATCTTGACCTGGGGCTTCTGCTACGAGTTTCAACGGCAGTTCTATTCGCCCACGGCCGACAAGGTGAGCGAGCCGCTGACCGTTATCAAATACGACATCGAGATCAGCGGATTCGGCTCGGCCCCGCTGGGTCACGTTTGCCTGCTGAATCTGACCGACCATGTTTATCCCGGCAGCGACGGCATCAAGGGCTGGCCGAGCTGGGCCACGCCGGCCTTGCGCTGGGCCAAGGAGCAAGGCGGATATACGGGCTACCCGCACTCCGGTTCGGGCATGCAGATCGAGCCTGGCCCGGCCAGCGCCCGAATGATGGCGGAGTTCGACGCCGACCAAGACCATGCGCTGTCGCTGGAAGAGGCGGGCCGCGCACTGTTGCCAGAGCCTTTTGACCGGATCGATATCAATGCCGACCGCGTGCTGACCGAATCGGAATTGGCCAGCAGTCACGAGCGGATTTCGGAGCAGTTGCCGAACTTGGGCATTCCCGAGTCGCCGTTGGAAATCGTCGCTGCCACGGCCAATGGCGTGTGCGATTTCATCAGTGCGATGGACACGCCACGGGTGCGCGAATGGAACTGCTGGTATCACCTGATGAACTGCGGTTTCCCGATCAAGGTGGCGGGCGAGACCGATTTTCCCTGCATGAGCGGCACGCGTGTCGGCCAAGGGCGGACTTACGTGCAGCTTGGCAAGGTGGACCGGATCGACTTTCGCCAGTGGGTCAAGGGGCTGGCGCAGGGCCGCTCTTATGTCTCCGATGGATACGCGCATGCGGTGCAGTTTGCCGTGAGTGGGGCTGTTGCGGGTGATGAGATCAAGCTCGACGGGCCGGGCAAGGTCGAGGTGACCGCCCGCGTGGCGTTCGCTTCCGAGACGCCGCTGGAGGTGCCCTACGGGCTGGCGATGCCCGCCGCCGGCAAGACGTGGTTGGGCGACACCGTGACGATTCATGCGGCCAAGCCAGCGCCGGCGGCGGCCACCCGCGAGCGAACGGTGGAACTCATCGTTAATGGCCGTCCCGTGGCGCGGGCGACCGTGCCGGCCGACGACCAGATTCACGAGTTGAAGTTCACGGCTGCGATCGAGCGGAGTAGTTGGGTGGCCTTGCGGCAGTTTCCGCAATTGCACACGAACCCGGTGACGGTGCTGGTGGGCGACAAGCCGGTTCGAGCTTCGCGGTCGAGCGCGCGATGGTGCGCCGCGCTGGTCGAGCAGCTTTGGCGAGCGCGCGAAAAGAACGTCGCCCCGGCCGAGCGCGAGGCCGCGCACGAGAGTTTTCAGAAGGCCGCCGGGACCTACCGGCGCATTGCCGCGGAATCGCCCGAGGGCGCTTAA
- a CDS encoding type II toxin-antitoxin system VapC family toxin has protein sequence MRLLLDTHTFLWFVTDDPLLSATARSLIVDPTSEIVVSPASYWEVAIKVSLGKYPLTVPFEQFFTEGIEGNDFLILPIEVRHAAVLSSLPMHHKDPFDRMIIAQAMAEQIAVVGVDAAFDAYGVTRRW, from the coding sequence ATGAGGTTGTTGCTTGACACGCATACCTTCCTGTGGTTCGTCACCGACGATCCGCTGCTGAGCGCGACCGCGCGGTCCCTTATCGTCGATCCGACGAGCGAGATTGTCGTCAGTCCGGCGAGTTATTGGGAAGTCGCCATCAAGGTGAGCCTGGGCAAGTATCCGTTGACCGTGCCGTTTGAACAGTTTTTTACCGAGGGAATCGAAGGGAACGACTTTTTGATCTTGCCGATCGAGGTCCGGCATGCCGCGGTTCTGTCGTCGTTGCCGATGCACCACAAAGATCCCTTCGACAGAATGATTATCGCTCAAGCAATGGCCGAGCAGATTGCCGTGGTCGGTGTCGATGCAGCGTTCGATGCCTACGGTGTGACCCGGCGTTGGTGA